TGCCGGATTCAATCTGCTATATGTAATGACCGGCACTTATAGTATACGTGAGATTGTTGCACAGGCTGGGACCTTAACTGAAAGTGGAATGTTTATCCCGTCCATGCTGCTTATTCTCCTGGGAGCCTTTACGAAATCCGCCCAATTTCCGTTCCATATCTGGCTGCCTGATGCCATGGAAGCGCCGACTCCGGTCAGTGCGTATCTTCACTCGGCTACCATGGTTAAGGCGGGGATCTATCTGGTAGCGCGGCTCACCCCGCTGTATGCCGGACAATCTGAGTGGTTCTGGCTGGTTTCAGTCACAGGACTGGTAACTCTGATCTATGGGTCGTTCAAAGCCATCCGGCAAACCGATCTAAAGGCCTTACTCGCGTACTCCACGATCAGTCAACTCGGCTTGATCATGTCTTTGCTTGGACTCGGGTCGGCGGCAGCCTTCTTTACCGGTACGGGGGATGCGGTTTTCTATACGATAGCTACTTCAGCAGCGCTTTTTCACCTTATTAACCATGCTGTATTTAAAGGCAGTCTGTTTATGGTTGTGGGCATCATTGACCATGAGACGGGTACCCGTGATCTGCGCAAGCTTGGCGGGCTTATGTCCCTCATGCCGGTCACCTTCTCTATCGCATTGATCGGGACATTCTCCATGGCCGGATTGCCGCCATTCAGCGGATTCCTCAGTAAAGAAATGTTCTTCACTTCTGTCCTCAATATCCGGGAGTTTGACATCCTGAGCTCAGGATACTGGACCCAGCTCTTTCCGGTGATTGCCTGGATTGCCAGTGTATTTACCTTTGTATACAGCATGATCTTTGTCTTCAAGACCTTCCGCGGCAAGCTGAAGGAAGACAAATTGGATAAAGTGCCTCATGAAGCTCCACTGGGTCTCTTGCTGTCACCGGTGATTCTAATTTCACTGGCTGTAGTGTTTGCTTTCTTCCCTGACCTGGTCTCTGCTACGCTGATTGAACCGGCCATGTCTTCCATTCATACGGGGCTGCTGGCGCCAGAAGAAGTCTTTGAGGTTTCTATTCATTTCTGGCATGGCTGGACACCGGAAATCTTCATGACCCTCGGCGTTATAGCAGCAGGTACGCTGTTGTTTAGAATCTATACCCGGTTACGTGTACTAGACCGTGAAGCCGGCGGCACCAATGCACTGAGCCGTATGTATGACTTCTCGTTAAGACTGCTCGAGCAGGGTTCAAGACGCTTAACCGATGCCTATATGACTGGCTCGGGTCGCCATTACCTGATCTATATTTTTAGCTTTTTCATCATTTCCTTGCTCACAGTTCTGCTCCGGCAGCCAGGCATTAGCTTTGGTATGGATCAATATGCCTCATTGTCTTTTTATGAACTAGCGGTTGTAGCAGCAATGCTACTGGCTGCCTTTGCAGTTCCATTTGCCAAGTCACGTGTGAGCGCGATTCTGTTCACCGGTGGTGTGGGGTACATGGTGACGCTGCTCTTCGTTCTTTTCCGAGCACCGGATCTTGCACTCACACAGATGATTATAGAGACCGTATCGGTCATTCTGTTCCTTCTTTGTTTCCGGTATTTACCGAAGCTGAAGAAGCAGAAGGAGCCGCTGCGTTTTAAGCTGCCCAATCTGGTGATAGCGGCTGGAGCCGGGATCACGATGACGTTGATTGCTCTGGCGGCGATGGGTACCAGTCCGTTTGAACCTATCTCCGAGTTTTTCTTGAAGGAAAGCTACAACCAGGCTGGCGGCAAGAATGTTGTCAACGTCATCCTGGTAGATTTCCGCGGGTTTGATACTTTGTTTGAAATCATGGTGCTTGGCATCGCCTCACTGGCCATTTATGGTCTGATACATCTGAGAATGGAGACGGAATTGCCGCCGCTGGAGCCTGCCAAGAAAGAACTATTGCCGCTACGCAGCAATGATGTGATTCTACAGACGGTCTCCAAGGGGATTGTCCTTGTCATTCTGATATTCTCCCTGTATCTGTTCTTTGCCGGACATAATCATCCCGGGGGAGGCTTTATCGGGGCTTTGATGGCTTCTGCTGCGCTTATGCTCATTGCAATTGCATTTGGCATGGATCAGGTACGTAAGGTGCTCCCTGTGAATTACCGGCTGCTTACTGCTTCCGGGCTCATGCTGGCTATTCTGACAGCGTCAGGTTCATTCCTGTTTGATGCTCCTTTTCTAAGTCATACGTTCGGCCACTTCCATCTGCCTGTACTTGGGGATACGGAGCTGGCGACTGCCGTCCTGTTTGACCTTGGCGTATTCCTGGCCGTAGTCGGTGTGACGATGACCATCATTTTATCGATCGGAGGGGAGAAGAAATGGAACTCGTAATGGCGGTAGCGGTCGGAATTCTCTTCATGATCGGTGTTTACCTGATTCTCTCCAAAAGCCTGCTGCGCATTGTGCTGGGAACCTCCTTGCTGACGCATGGAGTCCATCTGCTGCTGCTCACGATGGCCGGGCTCAAAAAGGGTGCAGCCCCTGTACTAGGCAAGGCGGATACCTATGTTGATCCGCTGCCGCAGGCGCTGATTCTAACCTCCATCGTCATCAGCTTTGGGGTCACAGCCTTCTTTTTCGTACTCGCATACCGGTCTTATCAGACGCGGGGTACTGATGAAATGGACAGCATTAAGGAGGACAACGAATGAGCAATCTATTGGTGCTCCCGATTCTCATTCCGCTGGCTACGGCTGTCATCCTGATTTTTCTCAAAGAGAAGATCCGGCTTCAGCGCGTGATTAGTGCGCTCAGCGGTCTATTGAATATTCTGATTGCGGTGCTGCTGGTTACACGTGTCCATTCAGAGGGCATACAGACCCTGCAGATGGGGGGCTGGCTCCCTCCGTATGGCATTGTATTTGTGGGGGATATGTTTGCTGTATTGCTGGTAATGATGGCTTCGATCGTCAGTTTTGCGATTCTGTGCTACTCCTTCAGCAGTATTGGAGAGCAGCGGGAGCGGTTCTATTATTATACGTTCTTTCAGTTTTTGCTTGTCGGGGTATACGGTTCGTTTCTTACCGGGGATATATTCAACCTGTTTGTCTTTTTTGAGGTCATGCTGATTTCTTCTTATGCGCTCATCTCACTCGGAGGGACCAAGCTTCAGCTAAGAGAAACGTCGAAATACCTGCTCATCAATATTGTATCCTCAACACTGTTCGTAGCTGCGGTAGCTTATCTCTATGCAGCGGTAGGAACACTCAACATGGCGCATCTGTCCCAGCGTATCGCTGAAGCGGGACAAGGCGGCGTGCTTAATGTGATTGCTATTTTGTTCTTGATTGTATTCTCCCTGAAGGCCGGGCTGTTCCTGTTCTTCTGGCTTCCAGGGTCCTACAGTGCACCTCCGGCGGCTGTCAGAGCGTTGTTCGGTGCCCTGCTGACCAAAGTAGGACTCTATGCAATCATCCGCACCTTCACGTTGCTGTTCGTGAACGATCCCGGCTTCACCCATGACTGGATCGCCTGGATGGCTGCTGCTACCATGATCCTGGGTAGCCTGGGGGCAGTGGCTTATAAGGATATCCCGCGGATTCTGAATTATAACATCATTATCAGCGTTGGATTTGTAGCCTTTGGAATCGCTGCAGGGACTGCAGATTCAATGAATGGGGCAGTCTTCTATCTGTTGCACGATATGCTGGCCAAGGGACTTATGTTTATTCTGGGCGGGATGATTATATCCGCAGCCGGAACGGACCGGCTAGGCAGTATGGGCGGGATGATCAGAAAGTATCCGTTTCTCGGCTGGATGTTTTTTATTCTGGCACTCGCCCTGGTGGGGATTCCGCCGCTTAGCGGTTTTGCCGGCAAAATTATGATCCTCCGCGGAGCGTTGTCAGAGGGGATGCTTACGTTGTCTCTAATTGGTCTGGGGTCAAGCTTTATGGTGCTGTTCTCCCTGATGAAGGTGTTCCGGCTGGCATTCTGGGGAAATGAACCCAAGGAAGAGCAGCCTAAGGTGAGCTTGAAGGCTGCTTCGGCTGTGGCTGCCGGCTTGCTGCTGCTTGTGATTGCAATGGGGATCGGGGCGGAGGTTGTGTATACTTATGTATCGCAGGCAGGTGACGTTCTGGCTTCACCTGCGCTATATATAGAAGCCATAATGAAGGAGTAGAGGAGATGGCCTTACAATTCCTGTTTAATCTGTTGATTGCCTTTCTGTGGATGGCGATAAATAATAATAACTCCGGTTCAACCTTCGTTGTAGGTTATCTGCTGGGCATCGGGCTTTTACTGTTATTTAGGAAATCCAGGTCCCAGTCCCGGCCATTCTATCTCATACGTATATGGGCTGTACTTAAGCTCCTGCTGATCTTTGCCCGTGAACTTACGGTTTCGAATTTCGTGGTCATAGGTCATATTATCCGTCCAAAACTGGCTATACGTCCCGGTATCTTTGCTTATGAGACTGCTTTGACCACGCCCTGGGAAGTTACACTGCTCTCGTGCCTGATTTGTCTGACACCGGGAACCCTGACCCTGGATGTTTCCAAGGATGGCAAGACGCTGTACATTCATGCAATTGATATTAAAGATGCAGAGCTGCTGGTCACGCAGATTAGAGGCACTTTCGAACGAGCGATTAGGGAGGTGACCCGTTAATGATCCCAGTTATGCTAACCGTGGCCATGATCATTCTGGCTCTGGCGATGCTGGCCTGCCTGTTCCGTCTCCTGAAAGGGCCAACCCGCTCCGACAGGGTTGCCGCACTCGATACGATAGGCATTCATGTACTTGCTATGATAACCGTCTTTAGTATGCTGCTGGATACCCAGGATTTTATAGAAGTCATCCTGGTTATCGGGATTCTGACGTTTATTGGTACTACGGCACTGGCCAGATATATTGAACGGGGAGCCGTTATAGAGGATGGAGGGAACCCTAATGACAGGTGAACTGATTAGCTCTATTCTTGTGGTAATGGGCGCAGTCTTCTGCGGCTTAAGTGCCTTCGGCTTAGTACGGCTGCCCGATGTGTATCTGCGTTCACATGCTGCTACCAAAAGTGCAACCTTCGGGGTATTGTGTTTGCTGACAGGAGGCTTCCTGTACTTTTGGTTCAAAGACGGAACGGTTAACGTCAAGCTTCTGCTGGCGATTGTATTTGTATTCATCACTTCACCGGTAGCAGGTCATTTAAATGGCCGGGCTGCCTACCGTTCCGGAGTGCCCCTATGGAAGGGAAGCGTTCAGGATGACCTGAAGTCACTGAAGGAAGAAAGTAAGGAAACGTCTGAGAAATAACAGTTAATCGCTGAATTCCTTATAGGAAGCGGGGGAACCAGGTTACATGGGGTGAATCTCGGAAAAAACGAGTAGGGCTACTTTCAGGCCCGAATCCGGCAGCTAACCCCGCAAGCGTTCATGAGAGGATGCACTATATATGCCGTATATTGAATTGAATGGAACATCGCTGTATTATGAGATGTCGGGCAGCGGTCTGCCCATTGTTTTTATTCATGATTATTCGACCTCTCATCATCTGTTTGAGCCGCAAGCGGAATATTTCAGCAAGCGTGCCAAAGTGATCGTATTCGATTTGAGAGGGAACGGGCAATCGGGTAAAATGGATGTGGAAATCAGCCGGATCGTAGACACACAATGTGAAGATTTGAAGCTGTTATTGGACGCTTTATCTGTAGAGAAGGCTGTTATCGTAGCTTGTTCCAGTGGTGCTGTGCTCGCCCAGAAATTCGCCTATCTGTACCCTGAACGGATAATAAATATGGTATTGGTGGACAGTTATTTTCAGGAGGATTACACGGCGAGAGGCAGTAAAATGAAAGGAATCTTTGAGGTCTGCGCATGGGCGGCCCATTATCTTCCTGCCGAAATGTTCATCCGTTCCTTGCGCATCACCTACAATAAATGGCTCTCGGCTTATCATATTCTCAGGAAAGAGCTTGTGCATGAACGGACAACGGAATTAATTAAGCAGCGGCTGGCACTTAGACAAACGGACAGCTACGGGTTCGCATTACGGCTGCAGATTCCTGTTCTTGTTGTATCCGGGAATCAGAATGAATGGGCGCTGGAGCAGGTGGAAAGAACAGCCGGCAAGTATCCGTCTGCCCGTCTGGCGATCCTTGAGGATGCGATGTATCCGACTCATCTGTGTCAACCCCAGCTCTTCAACCGTATATTACTGGATTATCTTAGGGAACAGCATAGTTTTCAGCAGGCGGCAGCCAGCGACTAACTTGAATTACAATGGGAGCCAATGATATGTTCTTTAACAAAATCTCATCCTTCATCACAAATCTCAAATTGACCTCATCCAGAATCATTTTGCTCGGTTTTGCCGTCCCTATTTTGCTAGGTACAGTGCTGCTGGCCTTGCCGATATCTTCGTCCAGCGGACTTAGTATAGGGTGGCTGGCAGCACTGTTTACTTCGACTTCAGCCGTATGCGTAACGGGACTTGTTGTACTTGATACCGGTACCGACTTTTCTCATTTTGGACAGATGATCATCTTACTTCTGATTCAAATTGGCGGATTGGGATTTATGACATTCAGTGTTTTGATTGCCGTGATCATGGGGAAAAAGATTGGACTAAAAGAACGTCTGCTTATCCAGCAATCATCTAATTCTGTAACAACACAAGGAGTCGTGCGGTTATCACTCAATATCTTTCTCATTTCATTTATCGTGGAGACAACTGGAGCTATAGTGTTGGCCCTTCGAT
This genomic interval from Paenibacillus sp. FSL H8-0332 contains the following:
- a CDS encoding Na+/H+ antiporter subunit A produces the protein MIILLPFLLAALMLLMKQKNTRLHLGWIVLPLPAALFIYFLTRIPSIRAGEPIENSITWMPSFGVNISLVLDGLSLLFVLLITGMGALVVLYSIYYLDKLMEGIRQFYIYLLMFMGAMLGVVLSDNLMVLYGFWELTSISSFLLIAFWHRRERSSYGAMKSMLITVFGGLAMLAGFNLLYVMTGTYSIREIVAQAGTLTESGMFIPSMLLILLGAFTKSAQFPFHIWLPDAMEAPTPVSAYLHSATMVKAGIYLVARLTPLYAGQSEWFWLVSVTGLVTLIYGSFKAIRQTDLKALLAYSTISQLGLIMSLLGLGSAAAFFTGTGDAVFYTIATSAALFHLINHAVFKGSLFMVVGIIDHETGTRDLRKLGGLMSLMPVTFSIALIGTFSMAGLPPFSGFLSKEMFFTSVLNIREFDILSSGYWTQLFPVIAWIASVFTFVYSMIFVFKTFRGKLKEDKLDKVPHEAPLGLLLSPVILISLAVVFAFFPDLVSATLIEPAMSSIHTGLLAPEEVFEVSIHFWHGWTPEIFMTLGVIAAGTLLFRIYTRLRVLDREAGGTNALSRMYDFSLRLLEQGSRRLTDAYMTGSGRHYLIYIFSFFIISLLTVLLRQPGISFGMDQYASLSFYELAVVAAMLLAAFAVPFAKSRVSAILFTGGVGYMVTLLFVLFRAPDLALTQMIIETVSVILFLLCFRYLPKLKKQKEPLRFKLPNLVIAAGAGITMTLIALAAMGTSPFEPISEFFLKESYNQAGGKNVVNVILVDFRGFDTLFEIMVLGIASLAIYGLIHLRMETELPPLEPAKKELLPLRSNDVILQTVSKGIVLVILIFSLYLFFAGHNHPGGGFIGALMASAALMLIAIAFGMDQVRKVLPVNYRLLTASGLMLAILTASGSFLFDAPFLSHTFGHFHLPVLGDTELATAVLFDLGVFLAVVGVTMTIILSIGGEKKWNS
- a CDS encoding Na(+)/H(+) antiporter subunit C — its product is MELVMAVAVGILFMIGVYLILSKSLLRIVLGTSLLTHGVHLLLLTMAGLKKGAAPVLGKADTYVDPLPQALILTSIVISFGVTAFFFVLAYRSYQTRGTDEMDSIKEDNE
- a CDS encoding Na+/H+ antiporter subunit D, which encodes MSNLLVLPILIPLATAVILIFLKEKIRLQRVISALSGLLNILIAVLLVTRVHSEGIQTLQMGGWLPPYGIVFVGDMFAVLLVMMASIVSFAILCYSFSSIGEQRERFYYYTFFQFLLVGVYGSFLTGDIFNLFVFFEVMLISSYALISLGGTKLQLRETSKYLLINIVSSTLFVAAVAYLYAAVGTLNMAHLSQRIAEAGQGGVLNVIAILFLIVFSLKAGLFLFFWLPGSYSAPPAAVRALFGALLTKVGLYAIIRTFTLLFVNDPGFTHDWIAWMAAATMILGSLGAVAYKDIPRILNYNIIISVGFVAFGIAAGTADSMNGAVFYLLHDMLAKGLMFILGGMIISAAGTDRLGSMGGMIRKYPFLGWMFFILALALVGIPPLSGFAGKIMILRGALSEGMLTLSLIGLGSSFMVLFSLMKVFRLAFWGNEPKEEQPKVSLKAASAVAAGLLLLVIAMGIGAEVVYTYVSQAGDVLASPALYIEAIMKE
- a CDS encoding Na+/H+ antiporter subunit E, which codes for MALQFLFNLLIAFLWMAINNNNSGSTFVVGYLLGIGLLLLFRKSRSQSRPFYLIRIWAVLKLLLIFARELTVSNFVVIGHIIRPKLAIRPGIFAYETALTTPWEVTLLSCLICLTPGTLTLDVSKDGKTLYIHAIDIKDAELLVTQIRGTFERAIREVTR
- a CDS encoding Na(+)/H(+) antiporter subunit F1, giving the protein MIPVMLTVAMIILALAMLACLFRLLKGPTRSDRVAALDTIGIHVLAMITVFSMLLDTQDFIEVILVIGILTFIGTTALARYIERGAVIEDGGNPNDR
- the mnhG gene encoding monovalent cation/H(+) antiporter subunit G translates to MTGELISSILVVMGAVFCGLSAFGLVRLPDVYLRSHAATKSATFGVLCLLTGGFLYFWFKDGTVNVKLLLAIVFVFITSPVAGHLNGRAAYRSGVPLWKGSVQDDLKSLKEESKETSEK
- a CDS encoding alpha/beta hydrolase, which translates into the protein MPYIELNGTSLYYEMSGSGLPIVFIHDYSTSHHLFEPQAEYFSKRAKVIVFDLRGNGQSGKMDVEISRIVDTQCEDLKLLLDALSVEKAVIVACSSGAVLAQKFAYLYPERIINMVLVDSYFQEDYTARGSKMKGIFEVCAWAAHYLPAEMFIRSLRITYNKWLSAYHILRKELVHERTTELIKQRLALRQTDSYGFALRLQIPVLVVSGNQNEWALEQVERTAGKYPSARLAILEDAMYPTHLCQPQLFNRILLDYLREQHSFQQAAASD